Proteins encoded together in one Candidatus Methylomirabilis limnetica window:
- the gcvH gene encoding glycine cleavage system protein GcvH, translating into MIPEGLYYTKAHEWVKVEGDRGRIGITHFAQSQLGDIVFAELPHVGRVLRQFEAFGVVESVKAVSDLFCPLTGEVIEVNSSLASNPEQINADPYGLGWMIVAKLADPKELGSLMTAEEYRAYLAAENH; encoded by the coding sequence ATGATCCCTGAGGGGCTGTATTATACGAAAGCGCATGAATGGGTCAAGGTTGAGGGGGATCGTGGGCGTATCGGGATTACCCACTTTGCCCAGAGCCAACTCGGCGACATTGTGTTCGCGGAACTGCCACACGTCGGGAGGGTACTGCGCCAGTTTGAGGCATTCGGCGTCGTGGAGTCGGTGAAGGCGGTTTCTGACCTCTTCTGTCCGCTAACCGGTGAGGTGATTGAGGTCAACTCCTCGCTCGCATCGAACCCGGAGCAGATCAATGCCGATCCCTACGGACTGGGATGGATGATCGTGGCCAAGCTCGCTGATCCCAAAGAGCTGGGGAGTCTGATGACCGCTGAGGAGTACAGGGCCTATCTGGCGGCAGAGAACCACTGA
- a CDS encoding type II toxin-antitoxin system YafQ family toxin codes for MYKPVYTQQFAKDLERSRRRGKNFDKLKIVIRSLLAGEPLDPIHRDHRLVGNFIGRRECHIESDWLLVYRLAGDRMHFERMGTHSDLFKT; via the coding sequence ATGTACAAACCCGTATATACACAGCAGTTCGCTAAAGACTTGGAGAGAAGCCGTCGTCGTGGTAAGAATTTCGACAAATTGAAGATCGTTATCCGCAGCCTTCTCGCAGGGGAACCTCTGGATCCGATCCACCGTGACCATCGTCTCGTCGGCAACTTCATCGGCCGCCGTGAGTGCCATATCGAGTCCGATTGGCTGTTGGTTTACAGACTCGCCGGCGATCGGATGCACTTCGAGAGAATGGGCACACACTCTGACCTGTTTAAAACATGA
- a CDS encoding type II toxin-antitoxin system RelB/DinJ family antitoxin — protein MSKTAMVRARLEPDLKNHAESVFHRLGLNATQAITIFYRQVELRDGLPFDVVVPTATTKRTFEASETGRDLVVCDDADDMFRKLGI, from the coding sequence ATGAGCAAGACCGCAATGGTACGGGCGAGATTGGAACCGGACCTGAAAAACCACGCCGAATCCGTCTTTCACCGATTGGGCCTGAACGCAACACAAGCCATCACGATTTTCTACAGGCAAGTCGAGCTTCGTGACGGACTTCCATTCGATGTCGTCGTTCCGACAGCAACCACAAAACGGACATTCGAGGCTTCCGAGACCGGACGTGATCTGGTCGTCTGCGATGATGCAGACGACATGTTCCGAAAACTCGGTATCTGA
- the recA gene encoding recombinase RecA has translation MVEKTAERGDRKERERALDLAISQIEKLYGKGAIMKMGSSGALLPIAVISTGSLELDAALGVGGVPRGRVIEIFGPESSGKTTLALHIIAEAQRVGGSAAFVDAEHALDAAYARALGVNIDEVLISQPDTGEQALEITEVLVRSGAIDVIVIDSVAALVPRAEIDGEMGDPTMGLQARLMSQALRKLTAAISKSKTCVIFINQLREKIGVMFGNPETTTGGRALKFYSSVRLDIRRISSIKEGDEIIGARVKVKVVKNKVAPPFREAEFDIIYGEGISRIGGLLDLGAEYKVIEKSGSWFSYGGERIGQGRENSKRFLQDNPTLCNEIEGKVRVALGLTGAVETEVAQQAR, from the coding sequence ATGGTGGAAAAAACAGCGGAACGGGGGGATCGGAAAGAGCGGGAACGAGCGCTAGATCTGGCAATCTCCCAGATTGAGAAATTGTACGGTAAGGGCGCCATCATGAAGATGGGCAGTTCGGGTGCGCTCTTGCCTATTGCGGTTATTTCCACCGGCTCGTTGGAACTGGACGCGGCGTTAGGAGTGGGGGGAGTGCCGCGGGGTCGCGTCATCGAGATCTTTGGGCCGGAATCGTCCGGGAAGACGACGCTAGCCCTGCACATCATCGCCGAGGCGCAGCGGGTGGGTGGCTCAGCCGCTTTCGTCGATGCCGAGCACGCGCTGGATGCCGCCTATGCCCGGGCCCTGGGGGTGAACATCGATGAGGTGCTGATCTCTCAACCGGATACGGGGGAGCAGGCCCTCGAGATCACCGAGGTTCTGGTTCGCAGCGGGGCCATCGATGTCATCGTGATCGACTCGGTTGCCGCCCTCGTGCCGCGGGCGGAGATTGATGGTGAGATGGGAGACCCCACGATGGGCCTTCAGGCTCGGCTGATGTCCCAGGCGCTCCGGAAGCTCACGGCGGCCATCAGTAAGTCCAAAACCTGTGTCATCTTCATCAATCAGCTCCGGGAAAAGATTGGGGTTATGTTTGGCAATCCCGAGACCACCACTGGCGGCCGGGCCCTGAAGTTTTATTCATCAGTCCGGCTTGACATCAGGAGGATCTCAAGTATCAAGGAAGGGGACGAGATAATCGGGGCGCGCGTGAAGGTCAAAGTGGTCAAGAACAAGGTCGCCCCCCCATTCAGAGAGGCAGAATTCGATATTATTTACGGCGAGGGGATCTCGCGGATCGGCGGTCTGCTAGATCTTGGCGCTGAGTATAAGGTTATTGAAAAGAGCGGGTCCTGGTTCTCCTACGGCGGTGAGCGGATTGGCCAGGGACGGGAGAACTCCAAGCGCTTTTTGCAGGATAATCCTACCCTATGCAATGAGATCGAAGGAAAGGTGCGCGTCGCCCTTGGATTGACCGGTGCAGTCGAGACGGAGGTGGCGCAGCAGGCACGTT
- the gcvPB gene encoding aminomethyl-transferring glycine dehydrogenase subunit GcvPB, which translates to MKDEVRDTSPHPPFGKGGRGGISSGQSAKCEEEGAGVGAQGLTFNEPLLFDQGSPGRRGCTLPECDVPELKPERLLPRKLLRHDIPGFPELSEVEVVRHFTRLSQWNYGVDTGFYPLGSCTMKYNPKINEEVWRLPGFSLAHPYQPESLIQGALELMYELEQFLAEVSGMDRVSLQPAAGAQGEVLGMMLIRAYLESKGSPRKRVLVPDSAHGTNPASSAICGYEVLQIKSGPNGRLDPQVVANAMDEDVAAIMVTNPNTLGLFEDQIAEIAKIVHAKGGQVYCDGANLNAIIGISRPGDTGIDVLHFNLHKTFAVPHGGGGPGAGPVGLKAHLAPFMPVPVIEKKGRRFVLNDDLPSSVGRVRAFYGNFAALVRAYAYIRSLGPSGLRRVAEVAVINANYIMSQLKDHYHLPYDTFCKHECVFSDARQLPHGVQTIDIAKRLMDYGFHPPTIYFPLIVKGAMMIEPTETESKETLDQFIDAMKRIAEEAERDPELVRSAPHKTKVSRLDEVKAARQPNLRWKGKTSGEESGS; encoded by the coding sequence ATGAAGGATGAGGTGCGAGACACATCTCCCCATCCCCCCTTTGGTAAAGGGGGGCGAGGGGGGATTTCATCTGGGCAAAGCGCCAAATGCGAGGAAGAAGGGGCGGGTGTCGGCGCACAGGGACTCACCTTCAATGAGCCGCTCCTGTTTGATCAGGGTTCACCGGGACGGCGAGGCTGCACGCTTCCTGAGTGCGACGTCCCGGAGCTGAAGCCGGAGCGACTGCTGCCCAGAAAGCTCCTCCGGCACGACATTCCCGGTTTCCCGGAACTGTCCGAAGTCGAGGTGGTCCGGCATTTCACGCGGCTATCGCAATGGAATTACGGAGTCGATACGGGCTTCTACCCATTGGGCTCCTGCACGATGAAATACAACCCGAAGATCAATGAGGAAGTATGGCGGTTGCCAGGCTTCTCCCTCGCGCACCCGTATCAGCCGGAGAGCCTGATCCAGGGCGCCTTGGAGCTGATGTATGAGCTGGAGCAGTTCCTGGCCGAGGTGAGCGGGATGGACCGGGTGTCACTCCAGCCGGCCGCCGGAGCCCAGGGGGAGGTCTTGGGCATGATGCTGATCCGGGCGTACCTGGAATCGAAGGGGAGCCCACGGAAACGGGTCCTGGTCCCTGACTCCGCCCATGGCACCAATCCTGCGAGTTCCGCCATCTGTGGCTACGAGGTGCTGCAGATCAAGTCCGGGCCGAACGGCCGCTTGGACCCACAGGTCGTGGCCAACGCGATGGACGAGGACGTTGCCGCCATCATGGTCACGAATCCCAATACCCTTGGGCTATTCGAGGATCAGATCGCTGAGATCGCCAAGATTGTTCACGCCAAGGGCGGGCAGGTCTACTGCGACGGCGCCAACCTGAATGCCATCATCGGGATATCGAGACCGGGCGACACGGGGATCGACGTCCTGCACTTCAACCTGCATAAGACGTTTGCCGTCCCACACGGGGGCGGCGGTCCTGGCGCGGGACCGGTGGGGCTCAAGGCGCATCTCGCACCATTCATGCCGGTCCCGGTCATCGAGAAGAAGGGGAGGCGATTTGTCCTGAATGACGACCTGCCGTCAAGTGTCGGCAGGGTGCGGGCCTTCTATGGGAACTTCGCGGCGCTGGTCCGGGCCTACGCCTATATCCGTTCGCTGGGTCCATCGGGACTGCGCCGTGTAGCCGAGGTGGCCGTAATCAATGCCAATTACATCATGAGCCAGCTCAAAGACCACTACCATCTGCCGTACGACACGTTCTGCAAGCACGAGTGCGTCTTCTCCGATGCGCGCCAGCTTCCGCACGGCGTCCAAACCATCGACATCGCCAAGCGACTGATGGATTACGGCTTTCATCCCCCAACCATCTACTTCCCCCTGATCGTCAAGGGGGCCATGATGATCGAGCCGACCGAGACCGAGAGCAAGGAGACGCTGGATCAGTTCATCGACGCCATGAAGCGGATCGCCGAGGAGGCCGAGCGCGATCCGGAGCTAGTCCGGTCCGCCCCGCACAAGACCAAGGTCTCGCGGCTGGACGAGGTAAAGGCCGCCCGTCAGCCGAATCTGCGCTGGAAGGGAAAGACATCAGGAGAAGAGAGCGGGAGCTGA
- a CDS encoding DUF523 domain-containing protein, translated as MHRVLVSACLLGERVRHNGEHKQSHDRVLQRWLREGRVVPFCPEVAGGLPVPRPPAEIARATGGSSVLSGTGRVLDVNGCDVSAFFVAGAQQALEYARRESIRVAVLKDGSPSCGTSFIYDGTFTSRRVPGQGVTAALLRQAGIHVLNEFQFEEADRILTQLPQEGGP; from the coding sequence ATGCACCGAGTACTGGTGAGCGCATGCTTACTGGGTGAGCGCGTTCGTCACAACGGCGAGCACAAGCAGAGCCATGATCGCGTCCTTCAACGATGGCTACGCGAAGGGCGCGTAGTACCATTCTGTCCGGAAGTCGCAGGAGGGTTGCCTGTCCCGAGGCCACCCGCTGAGATAGCCCGGGCTACGGGTGGTTCGAGCGTCCTGTCGGGGACCGGAAGGGTCCTCGATGTGAATGGCTGTGATGTCTCGGCCTTCTTCGTCGCCGGCGCGCAGCAGGCACTCGAGTACGCTCGGCGGGAGTCGATTCGGGTCGCGGTCCTAAAAGATGGTAGCCCATCCTGTGGCACGTCCTTCATATACGACGGCACGTTTACTTCCCGAAGGGTTCCGGGGCAAGGCGTCACCGCAGCCCTCCTCCGACAAGCGGGCATCCATGTGCTCAACGAGTTTCAGTTCGAGGAGGCTGATCGTATCCTCACCCAACTACCACAGGAAGGCGGGCCCTGA
- the gcvPA gene encoding aminomethyl-transferring glycine dehydrogenase subunit GcvPA, which produces MEYIPNTEADCRAMLDAIGVRSSDELFADIPQKLRLKRGLNLAPPLSETGLRKHMKELAGKNADVDQYSSFLGAGAYNHFIPAAVSHLVYRSEFYTAYTPYQPELSQGTLQAIYEYQTLICQLTGMEVANASMYDGSSAMAEAVLMAHRINGRREVVLPMAVHPEYRTVSRTYVSKLGLHLHEAPYTDQGTTDLKKVKAALSDRTCAVVVQSPNFFGVLESLDELAEAAHKVGALLIVVVSEPVSFGIVRSPGECGADIVVGEGQAFGNHLNFGGPYLGFFASKEAYIRSMPGRLVGQTEDKAGRVGYVLTLSTREQHIRREKATSNICTNEGLCALAATVHLSLLGRAGLRELALLNLRKTAYAKEAISKLRGYELRFAGPTFNEFVVRVKRRTPAEVNCALLAKGIIGGLDLGRFYPELSDCLLICVTEQNSREEIDALCKAMGGGR; this is translated from the coding sequence ATGGAGTACATCCCAAATACGGAGGCCGACTGCCGCGCGATGCTGGATGCCATCGGTGTCCGGTCGAGCGACGAGCTGTTTGCCGATATCCCCCAGAAGCTCAGGCTCAAGCGAGGGCTGAATCTGGCGCCGCCGCTGTCCGAGACCGGACTGCGAAAGCACATGAAGGAGTTGGCCGGCAAGAACGCAGACGTGGATCAATACTCTTCCTTCCTGGGGGCAGGCGCCTACAATCACTTCATCCCTGCCGCTGTCTCCCACCTGGTGTACAGATCGGAGTTCTACACCGCATATACGCCGTATCAGCCGGAGCTATCGCAAGGGACACTTCAGGCGATCTACGAGTACCAGACGCTGATCTGCCAGCTCACAGGCATGGAGGTGGCAAACGCGTCGATGTATGATGGTTCCAGCGCCATGGCCGAGGCGGTCCTGATGGCCCACAGGATCAACGGTCGCCGGGAGGTGGTGCTGCCCATGGCCGTGCACCCGGAGTACCGGACGGTATCCCGCACCTATGTAAGCAAGCTAGGCCTCCACCTGCACGAGGCTCCATACACGGACCAGGGCACGACCGATCTGAAAAAGGTGAAGGCGGCGCTTTCGGATCGTACCTGCGCCGTTGTGGTCCAGAGCCCGAACTTCTTCGGAGTCCTGGAGTCGTTAGATGAACTCGCAGAGGCCGCTCACAAAGTCGGGGCGCTCCTGATCGTGGTTGTGTCGGAGCCGGTGTCGTTCGGCATCGTCCGATCCCCCGGTGAGTGCGGGGCGGACATTGTGGTGGGAGAGGGCCAGGCGTTCGGGAACCACCTGAACTTCGGTGGCCCCTATCTTGGCTTCTTCGCCTCGAAAGAAGCCTACATCCGCAGCATGCCGGGTCGCCTGGTCGGACAGACCGAGGATAAGGCCGGGAGGGTAGGCTACGTCCTCACGCTCTCCACCCGAGAGCAACACATCAGGCGAGAGAAGGCTACGTCCAACATCTGTACGAACGAGGGGCTATGCGCCCTGGCAGCGACCGTTCACCTTTCCCTGTTAGGCCGGGCCGGGCTCAGGGAGCTGGCCCTACTGAACCTCCGCAAGACGGCCTATGCCAAAGAAGCGATATCCAAGCTCCGCGGGTACGAGCTTCGTTTTGCAGGCCCCACCTTCAATGAGTTTGTGGTGCGGGTAAAAAGACGGACCCCTGCTGAGGTGAATTGCGCGCTGCTGGCCAAGGGAATCATCGGTGGTTTGGATCTGGGCCGATTCTACCCGGAGCTTTCGGATTGCCTGCTCATCTGCGTGACGGAGCAAAACAGTCGCGAGGAGATCGACGCGCTCTGTAAGGCGATGGGAGGTGGGCGATGA